One genomic region from Amia ocellicauda isolate fAmiCal2 chromosome 4, fAmiCal2.hap1, whole genome shotgun sequence encodes:
- the afg2b gene encoding ATPase family gene 2 protein homolog B produces the protein MEEKCLKVLPVDPRDWGTQRCRLGPALMTSLGLKIGTPVHISALGGDCVCTAWPRTDLAEGFLQFDTKCATASLITNTSRNYTVSPSHIRKIASPKLKCIGVNVIVRNVEFKKHSTMAQIHELVKDLLRNVYVSQKYIVSFSSLDMPIELIEINRVEACGNKAGLITAKTGIDIGEVKTLNNYKSRLQNSPKIPLGGMEAVCASIKEILNMPLHYPGTLHRLGLSCPRGVLLIGPPGVGKTMLVRSVVREVGASLVTINGPVILGSRPGESEENLRKIFQQVKDAAEEGPCVLFIDEIDSLCPRRAGSTSAPDNRVVAQLLTLMDGIGSEGRFVIIGATNQPDVLDPALRRPGRFDREVVIGVPTLLQRKFILDLLTSKMFLCSSVDLISLAERTTGYVGADLTALCREAALQAILHSSQGSGSQVISMDNFLEALKKIQPSCLRSSIGLTDFKPITWDHIGGLEDVKLKLKQSIEWPMKFPEAFLRLGLPRPKGVLLYGPPGCAKTTLVKAAASSSHCSFLSVSGADLFSPFVGDSEKALAQVFRQARACAPSILFLDEIDSILGSRADGMAPHSVHSRVLSVILNELDGVGLKVLERRGTGSQLCLQEGFPEQHHGDRQLEYQEVCNKDVMVVAATNRPDVLDDALMRPGRLDKMIYVPPPDQQARLAILEICAEKMPLEADVSLAELSEKTHLFSGADLENLCKEAALLTLQEESMEASSIKRIYFLKAMQNVKPSLQPQQLQFYQNLFKR, from the exons ATGGAAGAAAAGTGTTTGAAGGTGCTGCCCGTGGATCCTCGTGACTGGGGCACACAGAGATGCAGACTGGGTCCTGCTTTAATGACATCTCTGGGACTGAAGATCGGGACCCCAGTGCACATCTCAGCCCTGGGCGGTGATTGTGTTTGCACTGCTTGGCCAAGGACTGATCTTGCCGAGGGTTTCTTGCAGTTTGATACCAAGTGTGCAACAGCGAGTCTCATCACTAATACTTCCAGAAACTACACTGTAAGCCCCAGCCATATAAGGAAAATTGCCTCCCCCAAACTGAAATGCATTGGCGTAAATGTCATCGTCCGTAATGTGGAGTTTAAGAAACACTCGACTATGGCTCAAATTCACGAGCTTGTCAAAGACCTGCTGCGTAATGTGTATGTTTCCCAAAAATATATAGTCTCTTTTTCTTCACTGGATATGCCTAttgaattaattgaaattaatcgTGTGGAGGCATGTGGGAACAAGGCAGGTCTTATCACTGCTAAGACAGGCATAGACATCGGAGAAGTCAAAACCCTCAACAATTACAAAAGCCGGTTGCAGAATTCCCCAAAGATACCACTGGGAGGAATGGAGGCTGTCTGTGCTTCAATAAAGGAAATTCTAAATATGCCTCTTCATTACCCGGGAACATTACACAGACTGGGACTCTCTTGTCCCAGAGGTGTGCTTCTCATTGGGCCCCCCGGAGTAGGCAAGACTATGCTTGTAAGAAGTGTTGTGAGGGAGGTTGGCGCCTCTTTGGTTACCATCAATGGCCCAGTAATACTTGGCTCGAGGCCAGGGGAGAGTGAGGAGAATTTAAGGAAGATATTCCAGCAGGTGAAGGATGCTGCCGAGGAAGGGCCGTGCGTCCTGTTCATCGATGAGATTGACTCCCTCTGTCCAAGGCGAGCAGGTTCCACCAGCGCCCCTGACAACAGAGTGGTCGCCCAGCTCCTGACGCTGATGGATGGTATTGGCAGCGAAGGGCGTTTCGTCATCATAGGGGCGACAAACCAGCCAGACGTTCTAGATCCGGCCTTGAGGAGACCAGGTCGATTTGACAGAGAG GTTGTCATTGGCGTACCAACACTTCTACAGAGAAAGTTCATTTTAGACTTGCTGACTTCAAAGATGTTTCTGTGCAGCAGCGTGGATTTGATTTCTCTGGCTGAGAGGACGACAGGATATGTTGGTGCTGACCTTACTGCGCTCTGCAGGGAAGCTGCTTTGCAAGCCATTCTCCACAGCTCCCAG GGCTCTGGGAGCCAGGTGATCAGCATGGATAACTTTTTGGAAGCCCTGAAGAAGATCCAGCCCTCGTGTCTCAGAAGCAGCATCGGTCTGACTGATTTCAAACCCATCACCTGGGACCATATAGGGGGCCTAGAGGATGTCAAGTTAAAACTGAAACAG agtATTGAGTGGCCTATGAAGTTTCCAGAGGCGTTCCTCAGGCTGGGCCTGCCACGTCCTAAAGGCGTGCTGCTGTACGGCCCCCCCGGCTGCGCCAAGACCACGCTGGTGAAGGCTGCCGCCAGCAGCTCCCACTGTTCCTTCCTGTCCGTCAGTGGCGCAGACCTCTTCTCACCGTTTGTTGGAGACTCTGAGAAGGCCCTGGCCCAG GTTTTTCGTCAGGCCAGGGCCTGTGCTCCTTCCATCCTATTCCTGGATGAAATCGACTCGATCCTGGGGTCCCGGGCGGACGGCATGGCCCCCCACAGTGTCCATTCCAGAGTGCTTTCTGTCATTCTGAACGAGCTGGACGGGGTGGGACTCAAagtgctggagaggagagggacAGGAAGCCAGCTCTGTCTGCAGGAGGGTTTCCCCGAGCAGCACCATGGAGATCGCCAG CTGGAGTATCAGGAGGTGTGTAACAAGGACGTGATGGTGGTAGCAGCGACCAACAGGCCAGATGTGTTGGATGACGCACTGATGCGACCAGGACGACTCGACAAGATGATCTATGTTCCGCCTCCTGACCAACAG GCCAGGCTTGCGATATTGGAGATCTGTGCAGAGAAAATGCCCCTGGAGGCGGATGTTTCTTTGGCTGAGCTGTCAGAGAAGACTCATTTATTTTCTGGAGCCGATTTGGAAAATCTCTGTAAAGAG gcagCTCTGCTGACCCTGCAAGAAGAAAGTATGGAGGCTTCCAGCATTAAACGGATATATTTTCTGAAagcaatgcaaaatgtaaaacctTCCCTACAACCCCAGCAACTACAGTTCTATCAGAATCTGTTTAAAAGGTGA